The genomic window GGCCGAGCATCGCGGCCTCGGCCTCGATGCCGCCCACGCCCCAGCCGAGCACGCCGAGGCCGTTGACCATCGTGGTGTGCGAGTCGGTGCCGACGCACGTGTCGGGGTAGGCGCGCGTGACGCCGTCCACGTCGCGGTGGTAGATGACCTTCGCGAGGTGCTCGATGTTGACCTGGTGCACGATGCCCGTGCCCGGGGGCACGACCTTGAAGTCGTCGAAGGCGGTCTGGCCCCAGCGCAGGAACTGGTAGCGCTCGCCGTTGCGCTCGTACTCGATCTCGACGTTGCGCTCGAGCGCGTTCTCGGTGCCGAACAGGTCGGCGATGACCGAGTGGTCGATGACCATCTCGGCCGGCGAGAGCGGGTTGATCTTGGCGGGGTCGCCGCCGAGCGCGACCACCGCCTCGCGCATGGTCGCGAGGTCGACGATGCAGGGCACGCCGGTGAAGTCCTGCATGACCACGCGCGCGGGCGTGAACTGGATCTCGGTGTCGGGCTCGGCGGTGGGCACCCACGAGCCGAGCGCCTCGATCTGCTCCTTGGTGACGTTCGCGCCGTCCTCGGTGCGCAGCAGGTTCTCGAGCAGCACCTTCAGGCTGAAGGGGAGCTTGTCGTACCCGGGCACCGTGTCGACGCGGAAGATCTCGTAGGACTTGTCACCGACCTGGAGCGTGTCCTTCGCCCCGAAACTGTTCACTGCAGACACGATGTCCTCTCCTTCGCGGATGCCGCCGTCGCGACGTTCGTGGGCCGGATGCGGCCGTGGCTGCCGGGCCCGCCCCAGCAAGGCTAGCCCAACCCCGTCGCACGCCGACAGGCTCGCGCCGGCACCCGTGATTTATCTCGATATCGAGATAACTGTATCACTCGGCGGCGGGAGTCTTCGACGGGTACACGGCGCGGACGACGAGCCACGAGAACACGAGCAGGAGCGCGTACAGCGGCACGCCCATGAGCAGGCGCGTGGCGCCCAGCGCCTCGACGTTGCCGGCGAAGTAGAAGGGCAGCTGCACCACGAGCCGGGCGACGAACATCCCGAACCAGACGAGCGTGAGGAACTGCATCGCCCGATAGGTGCGCTTGCGCCCGCGCCAGGCCGTGCCATCCCCCATCAGGAACCCGACGACGAGCCCGACGAGGGGCCAGCGCACGAGCAGCGACACCAGGAGCGCGATCGCGTACGCCGCGTTCGTGTAGAACCCGATGACGTAGTTGTCCTCGGCGCGGCCGGTCCAGAGCGAGAGGGCCGCGGATGCCGCGACGCCCACGAGTCCGGCGATCGCCTGCGTCGGCTGGCTGCGGGTGGCCAGGCGCGCGATCGTGAAGACGATCGCCAGGCCCACCGAGGCCGCGAGCGCCCAGACGAGCTCGCGCGTGAAGGTGTAGACGATGAGGAACACGAGGCCGGGCAGGATGGCCTCCGCGAGCCCCCGGATGCCGCCCAGTGCGCCCACGAGGTCGGCGGGCGTGAGGGTCTCGTCGCGCGCGATGCGGCCGAGGCCCGAGCGCTCGGCCGCCGCAGCGAGCGAGCGCCCGACCTCGTCGACGGCCTCGGGCTCGCGCGGCTCGCCGGGATCGACCGGCTCGTCGCGCGCCTCCGGGCGGTCGTCGCTCACGCGGTCCTCGCTCACGCGGTCGGAGCGCCGGGCGCCGGGGCCGGCATCCGCAGCGGGATGAGGTCGCGCGGCGGCATCGGCGTGCTGCCACGGACGACGACGATCGAGCGGAAGAGGTCCTCGACCTTGGCCGCGGCCGCCGGATCGGTCGCCGCCTCGCCCGCGATCACGCCGCGCAGGAACCAGCGCGGCCCGTCGACCCCGATGAAGCGCGCGAGGCGCACCTGCCCGGTCTGCCCCTCGGCCGTCGTCACCGGGATCTGAGCGAGCAGCTCGGGACCGAAGGAACCCTCGCGCACGGTCGTCGTGCCGCCCTGGCGCGCGATCTGGTCGGCGATCTGGTCGCGGATCTCATGCCACAGGCCGCTCGACCGCGGCGCGGCGAAGGGCTGCACCTGCAGCGTGGAGTTCGCGTAATCGAGCCCGACGGCCACGACCCGCTTCGTGCCCTCCTCGACCTCGAGCCGCAGGTGGAGGCCCTCGCGGGGCAGCACCTTCACGCCGCCGAGGTCGACGTAGGGCCGGACCGGGTTCGCCTCGGACTCGTCCAGCGGGCCGTTGGCGGCCCGGTCGGCCGGTGCCGACTTGGGGTGGTCGACCGGCTGGTCGTCGATGTTCTCGATGTCGCTCACGCGTGTGCTCCTGACTGGTGTGCCCCGAAACCGGTGGACCCGAATCCCCCCTCGCCGCGCAGGCTGCCGGGCAGCCGCTCGACCTCGACGAACCGCGCGCGGCTCACCGGCATCACCACGAGCTGCGCGATCCGGTCGCCCGCCTCGATGCGGTACGCCTCGCGTGCATCGGTGTTCAGCAGCGAGACCTTGATCTCGCCGCGGTAGCCGGCGTCGACGGTGCCCGGCGCGTTCACGATCGTGATGCCGTGCTTGAAGGCGAGCC from Agromyces aurantiacus includes these protein-coding regions:
- a CDS encoding DUF3159 domain-containing protein; the protein is MSDDRPEARDEPVDPGEPREPEAVDEVGRSLAAAAERSGLGRIARDETLTPADLVGALGGIRGLAEAILPGLVFLIVYTFTRELVWALAASVGLAIVFTIARLATRSQPTQAIAGLVGVAASAALSLWTGRAEDNYVIGFYTNAAYAIALLVSLLVRWPLVGLVVGFLMGDGTAWRGRKRTYRAMQFLTLVWFGMFVARLVVQLPFYFAGNVEALGATRLLMGVPLYALLLVFSWLVVRAVYPSKTPAAE
- a CDS encoding DUF3710 domain-containing protein, which codes for MSDIENIDDQPVDHPKSAPADRAANGPLDESEANPVRPYVDLGGVKVLPREGLHLRLEVEEGTKRVVAVGLDYANSTLQVQPFAAPRSSGLWHEIRDQIADQIARQGGTTTVREGSFGPELLAQIPVTTAEGQTGQVRLARFIGVDGPRWFLRGVIAGEAATDPAAAAKVEDLFRSIVVVRGSTPMPPRDLIPLRMPAPAPGAPTA
- the dut gene encoding dUTP diphosphatase produces the protein MTDSVDVLITADRLPVYAHPGDAGADLHAAEAVVLEPGERATVGTGVAIALPDGYVAFVVPRSGLAFKHGITIVNAPGTVDAGYRGEIKVSLLNTDAREAYRIEAGDRIAQLVVMPVSRARFVEVERLPGSLRGEGGFGSTGFGAHQSGAHA